CCTTCCTCCCGACATCCATGAGGGTGTGTGGCCTGTGATGATATCATCAAGTGCAACTCTTTGGGGATACAATGGGGGAGACCTGGGTCGTCTTACACTGCTGCCCCTGCTGAATGATTCAACTGAATTTTCTGCTTCAGCCCAAATTGGCTGCGGGTATTTTTAAGAAGCAAATAGTGAAATGGGATTCAGATAAATGTCAAACTGTAGACAATGACAAAGTTGACACAAAAAGTCGAGAATACAATGGGTAGTTTTGGATCCCAGCCAGTTATATTATTAGCTACTTTGGAAAACCTCATACCAGAGAAATAGCTCATGGCTCAAAGATTCCAACCAAGACACACGAGAAGATAGCGAAATCATTATATAAAAGCCTTTTATGGTTAGTTACTATGTAAGAATTAGTCATCAACAACATCTTAtatgatttctttttttataaagTGGCCTAATTTGTACCTCTTATACATAGCATTAGGGAATATGACAATTTCTTCAATTAGGTACAGTGCAATATATGGATATACCCGTGGGagttgggttgggttgggtgTGTGACAAAAACAATTAGTCCTAATAGTCATCATTTGATTactgatttttgtttatgccAATAAGACAAATCTAGCTTTTGTCTTTGAACCACTATTGCAACAATGTGCTTGTTCCTTTCTGAGGTATGCAACAATGAGCAAATTGCCCAAAGTAGGTAAACTCAACAACTATTGTAGAGAAAATGAAGGAGttaaaatcagagtcatttgTTTTCAAATGCTTTCAATCCTAGTCACTCATCACAAACTTCATCAGTAATGTTTAAAAAATCACCATAAATTGCAGATAGGTAGAGTCAAAACAAGTGCAGATGTGAAAGGTAAATGTGAAAGACAACTAAATTTACCGAGCTTACCAAAATTAAGACCCAGTTCATATGCAAGACAAAGCAAAAGCCAGagcaaaagaaatgaaaaaactaTACCATCTTTGAGCAATTGAGCTCATTCATCACAAAATAACTATGGAAATTTGAAAGAGAAAGAATTGATTTACATTGTACCGTCCGTTATCAAATCCAGCCTCATCTTCACCGTTACTACTACTCCGATCATCATACCGGAATTCATCACTTCCTTCACTCGATTCCAACACCACAGCCGGCGGCTGAATAACTCGTCCGTCTTTATTATCCAAAACCGCTCTGAAATACTCACTGAAAACCCTACAATTCTCATCCAAAACCCTCTCGTAGCTGCTCTCCAGCTCCTTCAGCCCCGCCGTCTGGTCACCGCTCATCTTCGACAGCGAATTCGACCCCGAAAACGCCACCGACACGTCGTTGATCGAAACGTCGTCGTTTTGGTAGCTCAAGTTTGGGGACATCGCCGGCAGGATCTGCGATCGGCGGCGGTTGTACCATTGGAGAACCGGGAGGAGGTGGACGAGGAAGAGCTCCTCGAACAGCACCGGCGCCACTTCCGTCCGGGCGAGCGCCGGCGCGGTGCTGAAGATCTCGAGGAGGCAGACGGCGGCGTCGACCGAGCGGCGGCTGAGGCCGTAGATgagggagaggaggagagATGAGAACGGGCTTCTCGGCGCGGAGAGGAGGAGCTTCTCGCAGAGGCGGAGGGAGGAGGCTCTCACGGCGGCGCTGCCGGCGGCGATGGCGTTTTCTAGGGCTTCGGCGGCGAGGATGAGCCTCTTTTTTTGGCTGTACTGCGACGGCGGCAGCCTGTGGCGGAGCGTGGAGAGGAGGTGGCGGCGGAGGTCCGATTGCGAAAGGGTTTCGGAGACGAAAGCCGCCGTGTGGAGGAGAATCTGCGACGAACTAGTAGCGGCCATCACTCATcactcttcaatttctttgggGGAGAGTTTTTCAGTTTTAGGGGGTTATCTGCTTTTTTAACGGAAGCATCAAACTTGGCGGGAAGAATCTCAAGACGGCGTCTAGGGGTGAAATGGTCATTTAACATGTGTTTAGTGAAAATCTCACGGCATTTGTAACTTCATATCGAGGCTGAAGAGGTCTCTATCCAAGTTTCTACGGTCTATGATATTATAGGCCGCCCCGGCCGGCTTGAGTGCTTAGTTGATTCTCAGTCGCAATCTCAATCAAGCAATTCACTATAAGGTAATATACTATTGTGGATTATACTCGAGGTTATTAGTCTTGTTCTTCCATTTGGCATTGGTTGTTGCTCAATGAGGATAAACAAAGTACAGGTGACAAAGAGGTACTTGTCCAATCTTCGGCTACAGTCTGCAGACTGAAGTGTTTGGATGGCGAAAGTTTGTAGGACGGCGCGTCGCAAGCTTTAAGATGTAAGACTGATTTGTATGAGACCAACATTCATTGGATTGTTAGTTTAACAATGCTCAAAGGCTAAGCTGTCATGTACAAAGTTTGTTCTTTCTCACTGGGAGATGCAGCAGATAGGTTGCGATAAGTTATTGTCGCGAAAAGATGCTTAAAcgagtttttttttgatggtttatatatgttgataccTCCACTAGCATAGAGCAAGTGTGCTATGCCACCAAGCATAAGTATCACCCTCTAGGCGGACTTATAAGCCACTATAAGACTCAACCATGGCATCCATAGCGTACCTCGTCATACAATTGTTTGATGAATGATGATACATAAGAAGAATCTGTGGAGCTGTCATGTTTTGATGAAACTAGGTAGACAACAAGGAAATGAACTTGAGCACTACGGTGACTGCATTTTGAGCTGCCAATGATGTGAAAGTAGAGGCTTCATTCGACAACGAGGAGCCTCCACCAGCCAAATCCGATAGAGCCCTTATCACAATGAAGGGTGTCATTTGTTGTTTGCACACCAGAGCTACTGCAGCGCTTTCCATGTCAATTGCAGTTGCATTAAACTTGGAGTTCAAAAATTGTCTATATGCACTATTGTCAACAAACACATTTGCACTGATCCCCTTTTGCACTCTCACTACTATTGGTGTTCTTGGTGAAAAAGTTGTATTGACACAGCCTTCTAACTTCAGATCCTGTGAATTCATCACCAAAATGAATTAGAATCAAGTTACATCAACATATACTGTACATTACACAGATAAGAGAACATTGTGTCACTCACTAACTACCGGTAGTTGTTGAGCAAGTGCAAAATATTTTTCGTTTACAGGGACCCAAAAGGCGTGCTGCTGAACTTCAGGGGTGCCATAAACTGGGTTACTGGGAAGATCTCTTCCGGTTGGTACCACGCATTGTTCAGAGAGTTGTCAACAGGCTTGTTAGTTTCTGTTTTGTTGTTAAAATTGGAAAATTTTATGTAACCAACATCCCTAGTGTAGTCTCCGAATGACTCCAAGGATAACAAATCATCAGGACCATCCCCAAACCTCTGCATACATCCAAATGACAAAAGAATTGATGCGCTGTGTAAGTTGGTACAATTTTAACTAAAGTAATATTCATCTTGCTATGGTGAGTGAGATTGTCTTAAACTCTGTTCATCATAACTAAAAATGTTTGTATGCCAATTCCAAAGGCCTGTATGAGCCCAATACTGAGGAATAGTGACATCTCCAATTTGGAGTTGAGGATCTGCATTTCCTGAAATACCAAAGTGCACAACCCCTTTCACCCTGAATAGGATTAGCAATAATTGAGTTGTTACACCCACATTAAGCTGTTCAAATGTTTGTGCACCAGTTattctcaatatataatattccATTGACCAAGAAACTAAACTGAATCCTAGTAAAGGTTCTGCATAAACATACCATGCTCAACCCTGTCATAGCTATTACAACACACTGATTATCCAACCGTCCGAATCGAAAGCTTCTTCCTGTGAAATGAAAATTCGTACAAAATTGATTCAACTCATCTTACCAGTATCAGGCTTgatgcaatatatatataaactttgATGATGGACAGTTTGATTTATGTTCCTGAAAAATCCAAAGTGGGAAGCTTATGATCAGCAACAAAGCTTCCAGATTCAAGAAGAGGGTTGAGTTCAAATGAATTTGGTACTATAATTCCCAAGTATGGGACTTTTCTGTTCATCATATCAATCTTTTTCATGGTACTGTGAAACTGCACCATGAACTGTCCTAGTGCTAATACCCTAAACCAATGCAAAGATAACCACAAACACCATCTTCAAATGGCTTTCCATCTCTCTCGCTCTCCCTCTAATTAGTCTAATCAATCCCCAAATGATGGTGACCTTGCAGACTTGCATTGGCCGCTGTCACATTTATATACAATGGTCTTGATTAAATATTAAGACGTGAAAGCTAGAATACTCAAAGACTTCAGTTTTCATAATAGCATTTCTTAATTACTAGCATTTCTCTATGTGGATTGTGGAATCAAAGGAATCAATCCCACGGTACCTAGCCTGTTCCATAATCCCACATACAAGAGAAGTCAAAACATGGGATTGTCACAAAATTAGTTTAGGATTCGATACATATTAATAGGAGACAATTGATCCGAGACCATCTTTGTAGACTCTTCTCCTTAATCATACTATGTATATAAGCATGTTACTGATATGAATGTAATACAGTTTTGGAACATATATTACAATTTTACTCTAAACAAACCAAATCCATGCACATCGACTTCTAAAACACTGTTTGAATTGCCTGAGTAACAAGCTCTTACTTATAGGTTTAGATTGAAGTGATCAACTAGATTTTCATTTGATGAGTCCTTTATTAAATGCTTCTAAATTAACCTTGAAATGAAACAACCTATTTTCCAAACGATATACACAGAGTTGGAGAGATTCATAGTCTTAATATGGACACCGATGCTTAAGAAAGAACAGGGAATTGTTGACGACTGGAGACTACTAAAATGCTTTGCTTGTAGCAAACGACCTCTTCCGACAAAAAAAAACGACCTCTTCCTGTTCTCTTCCATGCACATGGAGAGTGAGATTGCGTTACGTTTTGATTCATAGGGTTTAAATTTGCACGTTTAATCAGAGCGAGCCAggtcaacaacaacaacttgCCTGAGCTTGCAAGAGGGTAAAGAACCAACGATGGGCTGAATGGGCCATCCTCTAGCCAGCCCAAACTATTCTGACAGTCGAGACAAACCAGAGTCCTAGATTTGTTTATGGATAAACAGTATTTAAAGCGCTGGTGGCCGTTTGATTACATGTACGGTTTCTTTCACCAAGCCTTATACGTGAtcgatgatgagtagtgtagAAAATTTGTGACCGATAAACCACTATGGATTCGATTTCATTGTTAGGTTGAACTGTGATAATCAGGGAAATTTATTCCAAAGGTAAAAGTAAAAGATACAAACACAAGAGGGGACATGATCGAGCcttactccaacgagaatacAGAACATGAGGCACTAGGCTAGAGAAGAACCTCATCTTTGCTTGCATGCGTGCATGCATGCACGTTGGATGATAGGTAGTGGCGGAGTGAAAGAAGATCGAATAgagaagggagagagagcAAAAGTGTGGCTGAGAAGGAAAAGGAAGAATTGGAGCCATTAGATCTTCATTTCCACGTGTCGAGATCATAGATTATGTCAGGATGGTCAGGTAATTTTGTTGCTCGGGAGAGGATCCGGATCCCTATAACAGATTGTACACcaaaattaccaaataatGCACGTTGAATTATATCACTATTCTTCAAGAATTTTTGTCATGCACTCATGCCTACTATCAGATATCTCACATTCAACATTTGGTTTACTAATTACTaattcagtttaaaagaaagaattcataactaattaataatatttttttttggatatgaactaattaataatataaGAACACTGGATTGATTTGAATACCAAAATTCTATGAGGATCGTTTTCATAATTCGCTTCTGGGGCACTCTGGAATTTCAAAATGTTttaagaagaaacaaaagttGATGAGGAGACGCTTTAACTAATAACAAATATCAAAAGAAGATTTCAAGGAACCATAGAAACCACGAAAGAACATAATCTGACAAAAAGTTGAGTATATAGTGCTCAACACGATTCAAATGAATCAATGCTGCTATGTGATCAACAATATTTGAAATGATCACTACCCGTTCTAATAGTTAATACCGAATATACATGAACAGCTAGCATTGAGGCGGAGGAAGGTAGATAattaaaacttaattaattagggagtttaacaactttctagtccCAAATTAAAAGCAAGCTAGCTCGCACACAAGCATATATGCATAAAATTGATAGATATTGTTATAGCATCATGAGCAATCAGCCTTGGGGTTTTAGCAGAGTGACTGCTCATGATGTTATATCATTTAACTGATTTCCATGAAGCTCCATCCATTCGAACAATCTCATTTGTGTATACATGCGTGTGTGCTGCGTATGCCACCCCCATCCACATTACATTACTGGAAACCACCGCCGAGAGCTGCCGGAGCCCAATAATCTGCTCCGTTGTCGCTCCCAACTTGAAGGGTACAAGAAACCGGAACCAAACACAAACCCCTACTCCTCAGGTCCTTCTTCGGCTCTTCATAAGCATCCTAACAAAGTTTAAACCCATGCCAAGAGTTTAAGGAGCTTGTCAGCTTGATCAACAATAAGTCCATCGACCAACAAATGAAACGTAATAATGTAATATATTACATTTAAGGCAAACTTGCTAGATATGTCTGCACCCGGCCCACACAGTCATCGATGAATTTGATGTCTagtctttcttcttttattttgacAGAGTTAATAAATTCAGAACGCATTTCAAATTAGTTAACCAGAATCCACCTAATTAAACAACCTTTAAGATTGACAATATAATTGTAACAAAATTGGTGGTGCGAGTGACAACATAACACGTACGACGCTATCAGACTCGTTATAGTGAAGATGCATTTACCTGCTCGGTACTAACTCCTTTCATCTTCATGCAGTTATCATTCAGCAGCTATATATAGTCAACAATCAAACAGAAGTATTAGCAATGATCCAATTCATTATACTCATTTTCTCTAATTTAAGCTTATCGTACGTAGTTACATGCATACACTACTCTATGATTTCCACACAGACTATACTTGCTTAATAGGAGCAATATATAACTTGTAAGTACTCAGGGAAGCTGAGATACGTATATATACCTGGCCAGGATCTTCGGGAAACATACAGCTCCTCTCCCCATGAACCTATTTAACCAGAGATAAGTACAATCAAGGGTTAACTAATCAAATCATTGACTAGCTAataatatatgtgtgtgtgtgtgtgagagagagagagagagagagagagagagagagagagagagatgggagTATATATGTAGCATTGGAGTGTGAGTCACTAGTAGTCTAATATATTGAACTTACTGCAGACTGTTGCTGCTGCCGGCGCATGTTTGGTGATCCACTGCCCAAGTAAGGTAAGCTTAGGGCCTGCAAAATCAGCATCCGAGGGGGGAAAAGAGAACCATCGGGCATATTTAGAACTTCGATCATCAAAATCTAGGGTGATAAaatattgaaacttgaaactgAAAGCAACAAGTAATATCTATTTGAAATGGAACTTTAACGCTGTGTTTGTAGTCTTGTACTGTTATGTAAAACAATGTCGACCTCCGAACGTGGGATATATAGCACTACCAACTCATGGTAGTGCTTCAAAAATAAAGGAgcgaagagagaaagagacgtGACCTCAATTTGATTCTGAAGGAATCTGATATACCCAATAGCCTCTAACAAGACAGAGGCTGTGTCAGTCTGCAAAAGAGAAACATCACACCACGTCCCTCCAAAGTTAAACACTTTCTATATATCCCTTCTTCTTTAATGCTTAAAGGTAAAATCAATTTAAACTACGATATGTGATCTATTAAGATGGAAGTGTATTGAAGTTCAGGAAGTTCTTTCATTATGGAGTTTTTAACTGCTGAGATTAATTTGTGAAGGCTACTTTACCTTCCCAAATGGGGAAACAAGCTGATGAAGAGCTGTAATTCTGTCACCTAATTTCTCCTTTCTCACCTGATCGATTAGAAAACACATACAAAGATATAGAATAAGAGGGGCAGGATTCATATGCAGTCTTAGCTTGCGGTTAAAATAGAGACGAGAGAAAGATAGGGCGACATGGATAGATAAAGAATCAGTATGATTGATCACAAATGGACAATCAAGAAACACAATTATCACGATCCTGGCTAGCTTACACAGATAGCTGCATGTGTGTGTCTGTTTTCGTGTgtgaaacagagagagagagagagatgggggAAATGGATCGGAACATCATGCAAGACTGGTAAATTAGCTATACCTTGAAGGTAGGTTGGGCTGAAGAAGAAGGTTGAACCCTAGCTTTCTTAACTGCCCCACCAGTTGCACTACTGTTACACTTCACAagacaagaaacaaaaaattaataatttgataCGGAGTAAGAAGAGCAAACATAATTAACATATAGAAACCATCATTGGTTTTATGCTATAGCTAGATCAATTAACTACAAACTAATAGATCAAAAAGGGAAAACGAATCTGATTCAATCCATTTCAAAATCAGCATGTCGATTATTAATTCCAGAAATCAAGATTATTAGAAGGCGTTCAACTCAAGatgaaaacaacaaagaaaacaagaagttCATATATAGCTTGATTAAGTATAAGCTCATGATCTGTTTTCAGAAATCAGGCATTTCAAAACTCAGGTTAAATCTGAGAAGGGGCGGGGGAAAAAGGAAATCTCCAAACCCTAGCTGGGAAATCGATCGAGATTCAAGAATACATAGGTTGCTCTCTCGACTCTCTCAATGTCTTTTACCTCGGAGCTGGATCGGCTCTGTGGTGGATGCCTCCCCTCCGACTTGTTAGAGAAATCCAACATGTTGCTACCGAAACTCGTCACACACGACGAGTTAGGAGATGAGGCTGAGGCAGCAGTAGTGGTTGGCATAATTTGAGACAAAGAGCACAAAGCTGCAGACTGGAAATCTTCATTATTATTCCCAGTACCATGATGCCCGTACACAAAGCTACCTGGTGGCGAGTTTTCTTGCTTCACATCAACATTAGCAGGATCATTTGGATGGGCTTGACTAATCAATATTTGCTCCTCCCAACCCTCCAGTTTCTTAGCTTGATGGATTAGTTGTCTCAGACCGTTTGCCTTATCATCTTCACCGACTAGTCCACCCCTGCTAATAACCACACCCGTTTATAAGTTTTGATTTCGATCTAAAATGGTGAATCCATTGTCTTTATATTCTTAAATAAAAAGGTTGAAATCCATGCAGACCAGGATGCAGGAATCAGCTACGGAAAGGCTAGTGTTTGAGACTACATAGAATCTCATATCAAGAATTCATAGTTTTGTACAGAAAAACATGTATGATCAGTAGTGCGTGTGTGTTGTGAGAGAAAGAGCTACAGCTAGAGAGGATTAAAGAGATATTACAGGAGGAGTTGGCTCCAAGGCTCTGGAAGCTCCTGGTTCTGGTTCTGATTGTTGTTGTCATGCCAAGAAGGAATAAAGGGAAGTGAAGAGGAATTAGTTGGTTGAAACTGCGGAATGAAGAAACTAGGGTGATGAGGAGGAGGCAAGAAAGGTGAAGAGGAAGGTTGATTAGTTGTTATTGGCGCCCTCATGCTATTGATGTTCCACCAGTTAGGGTTTCCGGCCGCCATCATTTGTTGCACCGGTGAGCTCTGCAAAACATGACCTCTATTCATGCCTTTGTCTTCTGAACTTGGCTTGGCCTTTCCTTCCTTTCCCCCTTTGTGTGgttctcttttattttgctGAAGTTCCCAAAATAAGTCTTTGTAGAAACTTTGAGAGGTACCTATACTGGGTTAACTGGTTAAGTACCCATGTTCTGTTTTTAAGAGATATATTGAATAATTAGGGAGTTTGAAGaaacacctctctctctctctctctctctctctctctctctctctctctctctctctctctctatatatatatattacactGATttgctttttttattttgcctGTTCCCCtttcttttgtgtttttttttctttcttgcttTTTCATCTGCTTTTGCTTTATCTCAAAGTGGGACAGAAAAAGGTGGTAGCAATTCCAATTAATTAAGTAaacgaaaaaaatatatatggaacCTACTAACGTGACTATGAGTTTACAGTGTCTCCATCCTATAACCCCGGCCTTCTGGCATCACTTATTGGTACAAAAACTTACACAGGAACAACATAGTAAGTAGTTCTTGGCCTTGTGAAGCACTGATGCGTATCGAAGAGGTTCGatgttcttttcaattttctcttTGAGAGAAATGAGTGTGATACTTAAGGTGATGATATATTTTATACATGTTTCAAGGCTTAGGCTTTGATTCGTTGCCCTTCGCTTTGTGGGGGGTGTGTTAATagcgaaaaaaaaatgtgttaatGTAGGGGCGGCCTTGGAGCAAGGCCTACCGGCCGCCTAGAGCCTCCACCCATATAGGcccccgaaaaaaaaaaccatttataattttttagttaaaaataatattatttatatatataattcaggTAAATTAGAGAATTCTAGGTTTTTATCTTTGTTGTTGCAACTCAGCTAGTTGTAGATAATTCTTCTCAGTTTTATACATTCATATTTTGGATCTTGTTATTTCATTTGCTCCTTTATGAAAGatgtatattttttcttttttagtttCCAACATATTTAGGAATTGCACCATAGAGAAAGAACAATTTCAATTCAACTATTGAATTCAACTATTCAAGTTGATGAAAGAACAATTAATTTCAATTCATCTATTGAATTCAACTATGCAACTTGATTTATTATTGCCTAACGGTTGTGTTAGGGGGGGGCGTTtgtagtttcttttcttttttgttaaaaaaatatatagaatTCAACTTGTAGGTACGTCTTTTCTGCATCAGTTTGTAAACTATCTTACATttgtagaaaaaagaaataattcGTGACTACATTAAAAATTAGGGAGCTTCATCTTTTTGTTCTACTTATAGACCCGAAAATCTCAGGACCGAAATGTGTTAATAGTATCTTTTTTTCGTTGTTGTTGAATGACTAAAGAATCAATAAGCAAACTGAGTTTCAACACGTAAAAAACTATGAGTTCTGACACAAATTGTTTAAAACTCTAGAAAATTCATACTTTTTGACAGGttattcttcatcttctttttttgttaaaataaaTACTATACCTGACACCCTAAATCGCATCATGGTAATAAGAAGGTGATATTCTACCTGAATCCCTAACACCCTCCATTAATTCTCGCCATCTTTCTAATGAGGAAATATTTAACGTCTAAGAATCAGATAATAGATGGAAATGAGTTTAACTTGTAAGATATAGCCAAGTAATTTAGTGGCTTAATTGACCCCTACGTACTAAACTACCGGAAATTATGAGTAATTAATTAGTCGATATTGCATGTTGAGTCATTCATAATTCGGAGGCTACCTTACTCCAAGTCATGACTAATGCAAGCTTAAGCTTCATGTTTCGTGACTAATGCAAGTCATGACAATATTATAGTATAAATctttgcatttatatttgtttatttcCTTAAAAATACCATATTAACTTAGTTGTATGTTTAGGTAATTTTTGGAGTAATTAATAAGCAATGGATCTTATTTGAGAAATAATCCCTCTATTTCCTAGCAAATATGGATTACAAGAAGACGTAGAGAGGAACTACTCATAGTGGACGGTATAAGAAGGGAGGAGTTAAAAACCATATTCGAGGAGTCTATTATAGACTTGTTAATATAAAGAAAAGGGGAGTCTGAATCTCCGTTAAGGAGGAGAcatatataaaacacaatgGAGGCAGATTCACATGGGGAGAGACCGAAATCCATATCCATTCATTGATTCAT
This genomic interval from Argentina anserina chromosome 1, drPotAnse1.1, whole genome shotgun sequence contains the following:
- the LOC126787962 gene encoding transcription factor bHLH68 isoform X3, translating into MNRGHVLQSSPVQQMMAAGNPNWWNINSMRAPITTNQPSSSPFLPPPHHPSFFIPQFQPTNSSSLPFIPSWHDNNNQNQNQELPEPWSQLLLRGGLVGEDDKANGLRQLIHQAKKLEGWEEQILISQAHPNDPANVDVKQENSPPGSFVYGHHGTGNNNEDFQSAALCSLSQIMPTTTAASASSPNSSCVTSFGSNMLDFSNKSEGRHPPQSRSSSECNSSATGGAVKKARVQPSSSAQPTFKVRKEKLGDRITALHQLVSPFGKTDTASVLLEAIGYIRFLQNQIEALSLPYLGSGSPNMRRQQQQSAVHGERSCMFPEDPGQDAYEEPKKDLRSRGLCLVPVSCTLQVGSDNGADYWAPAALGGGFQ
- the LOC126796310 gene encoding LOW QUALITY PROTEIN: bark storage protein A (The sequence of the model RefSeq protein was modified relative to this genomic sequence to represent the inferred CDS: deleted 2 bases in 1 codon; substituted 1 base at 1 genomic stop codon); the encoded protein is MVQFHSTMKKIDMMNRKVPYLGIIVPNSFELNPLLESGSFVADHKLPTLDFSGTXIKLFRFGRLDNQCVVIAMTGLSMLNVGVTTQLLLILFRVKGVVHFGISGNADPQLQIGDVTIPQYWAHTGLWNWQRFGDGPDDLLSLESFGDYTRDVGYIKFSNFNNKTETNKPVDNSLNNAWYQPEEIFPVTQFGTPEVQQHAFWVPVNEKYFALAQQLPDLKLEGCVNTTFSPRTPIVVRVQKGISANVFVDNSAYRQFLNSKFNATAIDMESAAVALVCKQQMTPFIVIRALSDLAGGGSSLSNEASTFTSLAAQNAVTVVLKFISLLST
- the LOC126787962 gene encoding transcription factor bHLH68 isoform X2, which translates into the protein MNRGHVLQSSPVQQMMAAGNPNWWNINSMRAPITTNQPSSSPFLPPPHHPSFFIPQFQPTNSSSLPFIPSWHDNNNQNQNQELPEPWSQLLLGGLVGEDDKANGLRQLIHQAKKLEGWEEQILISQAHPNDPANVDVKQENSPPGSFVYGHHGTGNNNEDFQSAALCSLSQIMPTTTAASASSPNSSCVTSFGSNMLDFSNKSEGRHPPQSRSSSECNSSATGGAVKKARVQPSSSAQPTFKVRKEKLGDRITALHQLVSPFGKTDTASVLLEAIGYIRFLQNQIEALSLPYLGSGSPNMRRQQQQSAVHGERSCMFPEDPGQLLNDNCMKMKGVSTEQDAYEEPKKDLRSRGLCLVPVSCTLQVGSDNGADYWAPAALGGGFQ
- the LOC126787962 gene encoding transcription factor bHLH68 isoform X1, which gives rise to MNRGHVLQSSPVQQMMAAGNPNWWNINSMRAPITTNQPSSSPFLPPPHHPSFFIPQFQPTNSSSLPFIPSWHDNNNQNQNQELPEPWSQLLLRGGLVGEDDKANGLRQLIHQAKKLEGWEEQILISQAHPNDPANVDVKQENSPPGSFVYGHHGTGNNNEDFQSAALCSLSQIMPTTTAASASSPNSSCVTSFGSNMLDFSNKSEGRHPPQSRSSSECNSSATGGAVKKARVQPSSSAQPTFKVRKEKLGDRITALHQLVSPFGKTDTASVLLEAIGYIRFLQNQIEALSLPYLGSGSPNMRRQQQQSAVHGERSCMFPEDPGQLLNDNCMKMKGVSTEQDAYEEPKKDLRSRGLCLVPVSCTLQVGSDNGADYWAPAALGGGFQ
- the LOC126787962 gene encoding transcription factor bHLH68 isoform X4, with product MNRGHVLQSSPVQQMMAAGNPNWWNINSMRAPITTNQPSSSPFLPPPHHPSFFIPQFQPTNSSSLPFIPSWHDNNNQNQNQELPEPWSQLLLGGLVGEDDKANGLRQLIHQAKKLEGWEEQILISQAHPNDPANVDVKQENSPPGSFVYGHHGTGNNNEDFQSAALCSLSQIMPTTTAASASSPNSSCVTSFGSNMLDFSNKSEGRHPPQSRSSSECNSSATGGAVKKARVQPSSSAQPTFKVRKEKLGDRITALHQLVSPFGKTDTASVLLEAIGYIRFLQNQIEALSLPYLGSGSPNMRRQQQQSAVHGERSCMFPEDPGQDAYEEPKKDLRSRGLCLVPVSCTLQVGSDNGADYWAPAALGGGFQ